Proteins found in one Allorhizobium pseudoryzae genomic segment:
- the urtA gene encoding urea ABC transporter substrate-binding protein, translating to MSFKTKLGGAMLAAIMSTTAFHGAFAADDTIKIGVLHSLSGTMAISETTLKDAMLMLVEEQNKKGGVLGKKLEAVVVDPASDWPLFAEKARQLISQDKVAAVFGCWTSSSRKSVLPVFEELNSILFYPVQYEGEESSRNIFYTGAAPNQQAIPAVDYLADNEGVQRWVLAGTDYVYPQTTNKILKAYLMSKGVKEEDIMINYTPFGHSDWQTIVTDIKKFGSAGKKTAVVSTINGDANVPFYKELANQGIKAEDIPVVAFSVGEEELAGLDTAPLVGHLAAWNYFQSVDAPVNAEFIKTWHAFTKNDKRVTNDPMEAAYIGFNAWVKAVEAAGTTDTDKVLDSIIGVSVPNLSGGTSTVMPNHHITKPVLIGEIQADGQFEIVQQTPSVVGDEWSDYLPDSKDLISDWRKPMSCGNFNVATGKCGGKGS from the coding sequence ATGAGTTTCAAGACCAAGCTTGGCGGCGCCATGCTCGCTGCCATCATGTCCACCACGGCATTCCACGGCGCATTCGCAGCAGACGACACCATCAAGATCGGCGTCCTGCATTCACTCTCCGGCACCATGGCGATTTCGGAAACGACGCTGAAGGATGCCATGCTGATGCTCGTCGAAGAGCAGAACAAGAAGGGCGGCGTTCTCGGCAAGAAGCTCGAAGCCGTCGTCGTCGATCCGGCCTCCGACTGGCCGCTGTTTGCCGAAAAGGCCCGCCAGCTGATTTCGCAGGACAAGGTCGCCGCCGTGTTCGGCTGCTGGACGTCGTCCTCGCGCAAGTCCGTCCTGCCGGTCTTCGAAGAGCTGAACTCCATCCTCTTCTACCCGGTCCAGTACGAGGGTGAAGAATCCTCGCGCAACATCTTCTACACCGGTGCTGCTCCGAACCAGCAGGCCATTCCGGCCGTCGATTACCTGGCCGACAACGAAGGCGTTCAGCGCTGGGTTCTCGCCGGCACCGACTACGTCTATCCGCAGACGACCAACAAGATCCTGAAGGCCTACCTGATGTCGAAGGGCGTCAAGGAAGAGGACATCATGATCAACTACACGCCGTTCGGTCATTCCGACTGGCAGACGATCGTCACGGACATCAAGAAGTTCGGCTCGGCCGGCAAGAAGACCGCCGTCGTCTCCACCATCAACGGTGACGCCAACGTTCCCTTCTACAAGGAACTCGCCAACCAGGGCATCAAGGCCGAAGACATCCCGGTCGTCGCCTTCTCCGTCGGTGAAGAAGAACTCGCCGGCCTCGATACGGCGCCGCTCGTCGGCCATCTCGCCGCCTGGAACTACTTCCAGTCCGTCGATGCCCCGGTCAATGCCGAGTTCATCAAGACCTGGCACGCGTTCACCAAGAACGACAAGCGCGTGACGAACGACCCGATGGAAGCCGCCTATATCGGCTTTAACGCCTGGGTGAAGGCTGTCGAAGCCGCCGGCACGACCGACACCGACAAGGTACTCGACTCGATCATCGGCGTCTCCGTTCCGAACCTGTCGGGCGGCACTTCCACCGTCATGCCGAACCACCACATCACCAAGCCGGTGCTGATCGGCGAAATCCAGGCCGACGGCCAGTTTGAAATCGTGCAGCAAACCCCGTCCGTCGTCGGCGACGAGTGGTCGGACTACCTGCCGGATTCGAAGGACCTGATCTCCGATTGGCGCAAGCCGATGTCCTGCGGCAACTTCAACGTCGCCACCGGCAAGTGCGGCGGCAAGGGCAGCTGA
- the urtB gene encoding urea ABC transporter permease subunit UrtB: MIARLFTLVFFLLSIATPSLAQSDPKALIDQLGKADFKQAEELIGQIAATDDPRVVPALNAFGEGDLYARKSDGAVFITKAAGANFALTDPLTGESAGEAPKAAMVKLKINNSLRRVIRSAMGGLTLLSPDRAVRLQAADAVLRSPSAENLELVEAALAKETDREVKARMEEARAVSILISDRPVADKRAAIETVASLGGRGAISILMSASASLDPALKPDVDAAIAKIETTQAFWDMGQNVWYGISLGSVLLLAAIGLAITFGVMGIINMAHGEMVMLGAYSTFVVQEAIRTHAPHLFDWSLAIALPVAFLVTAAAGLVIERGVIRFLYGRPLETLLATWGVSLILQQLVRSIFGPTNQEVGNPSWMSGAFQLGQMQITWNRLWIVAFSLTIFVGLLMLMKRSAFGLQMRAVTQNRRMASSMGIRTPWVDAFTFALGSGIAGIAGVALSQIDNVSPNLGQSYIIDSFMVVVFGGVGNLWGTLVGALSLGVLNKFLEPSVGAVLGKILVLVLIILFIQKRPRGLFALKGRAIEA, encoded by the coding sequence ATGATAGCGCGACTTTTCACACTCGTTTTCTTCCTTCTTTCCATCGCCACACCCTCGCTTGCCCAGTCCGATCCGAAAGCGTTGATCGACCAGCTCGGCAAAGCGGATTTCAAGCAGGCGGAAGAACTGATCGGCCAGATCGCCGCGACGGACGACCCGCGGGTCGTGCCGGCGCTGAATGCGTTTGGCGAAGGCGATCTTTACGCTCGCAAATCGGATGGTGCCGTCTTCATCACCAAGGCCGCCGGCGCCAATTTTGCGCTCACCGATCCCTTGACCGGGGAAAGTGCCGGCGAGGCGCCAAAAGCCGCCATGGTCAAGCTCAAGATCAACAACAGCCTGCGCCGCGTGATCCGCTCGGCCATGGGCGGCCTGACGCTCCTGAGCCCGGATCGTGCGGTGCGCCTGCAGGCGGCCGATGCCGTTTTACGCTCGCCGTCGGCGGAAAACCTCGAACTGGTCGAGGCAGCCCTTGCCAAGGAGACCGACCGCGAGGTGAAGGCGCGGATGGAAGAGGCGCGCGCCGTCTCCATCCTGATTTCCGATCGTCCGGTCGCCGACAAGCGCGCCGCCATCGAGACGGTTGCCAGCCTCGGCGGGCGTGGCGCGATCAGCATCCTGATGTCCGCATCCGCCTCGCTCGATCCCGCGCTGAAACCGGATGTGGATGCGGCGATCGCCAAGATCGAAACCACCCAGGCCTTCTGGGACATGGGTCAGAACGTCTGGTACGGCATTTCGCTCGGCTCGGTGCTGCTGCTGGCCGCCATCGGCCTTGCCATCACCTTCGGCGTGATGGGAATCATCAACATGGCGCATGGCGAAATGGTCATGCTCGGCGCCTATTCCACCTTCGTGGTGCAGGAGGCGATCCGCACCCATGCGCCGCACCTGTTCGACTGGTCGCTGGCGATTGCGCTTCCGGTCGCCTTCCTGGTGACGGCCGCCGCCGGCCTCGTCATCGAGCGCGGTGTCATCCGCTTCCTCTACGGGCGCCCGCTGGAGACCCTGCTGGCGACCTGGGGCGTCTCTTTGATCCTCCAGCAACTCGTCCGCTCCATCTTCGGTCCGACGAACCAGGAGGTCGGCAATCCGTCCTGGATGTCCGGTGCCTTCCAGCTCGGGCAGATGCAGATCACCTGGAACCGTCTGTGGATCGTGGCCTTCTCGCTCACCATCTTCGTCGGCTTGCTGATGCTGATGAAGCGCTCCGCCTTCGGGTTGCAGATGCGCGCCGTCACCCAGAACCGCCGCATGGCCTCGTCCATGGGTATTCGCACGCCGTGGGTGGATGCCTTCACCTTCGCGCTCGGCTCCGGCATTGCCGGGATTGCCGGAGTCGCACTTTCGCAGATCGACAACGTCTCGCCGAACCTTGGCCAGTCCTACATCATCGACAGCTTCATGGTCGTGGTCTTCGGTGGCGTCGGCAATCTGTGGGGAACGCTGGTCGGCGCGCTGTCGCTTGGCGTGCTCAACAAGTTCCTCGAGCCCTCGGTCGGTGCCGTTCTCGGCAAGATCCTGGTGCTCGTTCTGATCATCCTCTTCATCCAGAAGAGACCGCGCGGCCTGTTCGCGCTCAAGGGAAGGGCGATCGAAGCATGA
- the urtC gene encoding urea ABC transporter permease subunit UrtC, protein MITSFILRALEGRIVAAVAILLAVAVLVPASNLLLSPDSALHIPTYAMALMGKYLCYALLALALDLVWGYCGILSLGHGAFFALGGYAMGMYLMRQIGSRGVYGDPVLPDFMVFLNWKQLPWFWHGFDMFWFAMLMVLVVPGLLAFIFGWFAFRSRVNGVYLSIITQAMTYALMLAFFRNDMGFGGNNGLTDYKDILGFSVQADGTRAMLFALSAIMLSLCLVLASAITRSKFGKVLVGVRDAESRVRFLGFRVENIKLFTFVVSAMMSGIAGALFVPQVGIINPGEFAPANSIEVVVWTAVGGRGTLIGPIIGAVLVNGGKSFFTGAFPEFWLYALGALFIGVTLFMPKGIVGTVQGVFASRRAARAAAKAEAGQNDDRATPQIQAAE, encoded by the coding sequence ATGATCACCAGCTTTATTCTTCGCGCGCTCGAAGGCCGGATCGTCGCGGCCGTCGCCATCCTGCTTGCCGTGGCCGTTCTGGTGCCTGCCAGCAACCTCCTTCTGTCGCCCGACAGTGCCTTGCATATCCCAACCTATGCCATGGCACTGATGGGCAAGTATCTGTGCTATGCGCTGCTCGCGCTGGCGCTCGATCTGGTCTGGGGTTACTGCGGCATTCTCTCGCTCGGCCACGGCGCCTTTTTTGCGCTCGGCGGTTATGCCATGGGCATGTATCTGATGCGCCAGATCGGATCGCGCGGCGTCTATGGCGATCCGGTCCTGCCGGATTTCATGGTCTTCCTGAACTGGAAGCAGTTGCCGTGGTTCTGGCATGGCTTCGACATGTTCTGGTTCGCCATGCTGATGGTGCTGGTGGTGCCCGGCCTGCTCGCCTTCATCTTCGGCTGGTTCGCCTTCCGCTCGCGCGTCAACGGCGTTTATCTCTCGATCATCACCCAGGCCATGACCTACGCGCTGATGCTCGCCTTCTTCCGCAACGACATGGGGTTTGGCGGCAATAACGGCCTCACCGACTACAAGGACATTCTAGGCTTTTCCGTGCAGGCGGATGGCACGCGCGCCATGCTCTTTGCACTCTCGGCGATCATGCTGTCGCTCTGTCTGGTGCTGGCGTCGGCCATCACCCGCTCAAAGTTCGGCAAGGTGCTGGTTGGCGTGCGCGACGCGGAAAGCCGGGTGCGCTTCCTCGGCTTCCGCGTGGAAAACATAAAACTCTTCACCTTCGTCGTCTCGGCCATGATGTCGGGCATTGCCGGCGCGCTCTTCGTGCCGCAGGTCGGCATCATCAATCCGGGCGAGTTTGCGCCGGCGAACTCCATTGAAGTGGTGGTCTGGACGGCAGTCGGCGGGCGCGGCACGCTGATCGGCCCGATCATCGGCGCGGTGCTGGTCAATGGCGGCAAGAGCTTCTTCACCGGCGCCTTCCCGGAGTTCTGGCTCTATGCGCTCGGCGCGCTGTTCATCGGCGTGACGCTGTTCATGCCGAAGGGCATTGTCGGCACGGTTCAGGGTGTTTTCGCCAGCCGCCGGGCCGCCCGGGCGGCCGCAAAGGCCGAGGCCGGCCAGAACGACGACCGTGCCACCCCACAGATCCAGGCAGCGGAGTAA
- the urtD gene encoding urea ABC transporter ATP-binding protein UrtD, which yields MEVNDGKAKSLLYLDGVSVSFDGFKALNSLSFVVEPGELRAIIGPNGAGKTTMMDIITGKTRPDSGTVLFEDKIDLTKRDEADIAQLGIGRKFQKPTVFESHTVWDNLELALNRKRGVFATLFYRLTAEDRDRIEEILATVRLGHRRDELAANLSHGQKQWLEIGMLLAQEPKLLLVDEPVAGMTDAETAETAILLREIAKSRSVVVVEHDMGFIRDLGVKVTCLAEGSVLAEGSIDFVSNDPKVIENYLGR from the coding sequence ATGGAAGTCAATGACGGCAAGGCCAAATCGCTGCTTTATCTCGACGGGGTCTCGGTCTCCTTCGACGGGTTCAAGGCGCTGAATTCGCTCTCTTTCGTGGTGGAGCCGGGGGAACTGCGCGCCATCATCGGCCCGAACGGTGCCGGCAAGACGACGATGATGGACATCATCACCGGCAAGACGCGGCCGGACAGCGGCACGGTTTTGTTCGAGGACAAGATCGACCTGACGAAACGCGACGAGGCCGACATTGCCCAGCTCGGTATCGGTCGGAAGTTCCAGAAGCCGACGGTCTTTGAAAGCCACACCGTCTGGGACAATCTGGAGCTGGCGCTGAACCGCAAGCGCGGCGTGTTTGCCACTCTCTTCTATCGCCTGACGGCGGAGGACCGGGACCGTATTGAGGAGATCCTCGCCACCGTGCGCCTCGGCCATCGCCGCGATGAATTGGCCGCCAATCTGTCGCATGGCCAGAAGCAGTGGCTGGAAATCGGCATGCTGCTTGCCCAGGAACCAAAGCTGCTGCTCGTCGACGAGCCGGTGGCCGGCATGACCGATGCCGAGACGGCCGAGACCGCGATCCTCCTGCGCGAGATCGCCAAGAGCCGGTCCGTGGTGGTGGTGGAGCACGACATGGGCTTCATCCGCGACCTCGGCGTCAAGGTGACCTGCCTGGCGGAAGGCTCGGTGCTGGCCGAAGGATCGATCGATTTCGTCTCGAATGATCCGAAGGTCATCGAGAACTATCTGGGGCGGTGA